A window of Variovorax paradoxus genomic DNA:
CGAGCTCACCCACTGCGCCCGCTCCTGGCCGAGCGAAAAGTGATGGCTCATGCCGGGAATCGCCACGTTGACGATGGTCGAGGACATGATCGACGCCATCGTCCCCACCATGACCGACAGCAGCAGGTACCAGCGGTAGCGTTCGCCATAGCGCTGGCGCATCGAGCCGATGGAAGGCGGGGCCGGCGCGACGGCGGCTTCTGGTGTCTGTGGGGATGTCATGGGGCGGCGGAATGTCTCGGGGTCCGTCGTCCTACAAGCATATCGGTCTTTGCGCGATGAAGCGCATGCCCGCGGGTCGCACAATGGTCCGGCTGTCCCCTCCGCGTCTTCCAAGAGACGTCTTCCAGAAGATCAAGACAACGAACATGGACTCTCATCCCGAAGCCCAGGATCCGCAAGCCACCGAGCCCGAAGGCGCGCCCACGCTCGCCACCGAACTCGCCGCGCCCACCGTCAGCCGTGCCTACCGCTGCCAGTGCGGCCGCCCTGTGTTCCTGCGCAACAGCGAATGCCTTGCCTGCCACACGCCGCTGGGCTACGTGATCGATCGCCTCGGCGTCGTGCCGCTCGCGCCGGCCGAAGGCGAGGGCGCGCAGCCCGACACCTTCACCGTGTTCGGCGACCCGCACGGGCTGACCTACCGCCGCTGCGCCAACCTCATGACGCCCGCCGCCTGCAACTGGATGGTGCCGGCCGCGCGCGAGGGCGAGGAGCCGCCCGCTGACCCGCACGGCCTGGCGCCCGGCTACTGCCTGGCGTGCAGCGTCACCCGCACCATTCCCGATCTTTCAGTGGAGAGCAACGGCGAACTCTGGCGCAAGCTCGAAACCGCCAAGCGCCGGCTCATCTCGCAGTTGCTCGCGCTCGGCCTGCCGGTGGTGAGCCGCCATGCCGACCCGGTGCACGGCCTGACCTTCGACTTCCTCAGCAACATGCCGGGCGGCCCGCACGTCATGACGGGCCACCAGCACGGCGTGATCACCCTCAACGCCGAAGAGGCCGAGGACGCGGTGCGCGAGCGCATCCGCGCCGAGATGCGCGAGCCCTACCGCACCCTGCTCGGCCACTTCCGCCACGAGATCGGCCACTACTACTGGGACCTGCTGGTGCAGCCCACGCCGTGGATCGACGACTTCCGCGCGCTCTTCGGCGACGACCGCGCCGACTACGCCGCCGCGCTGCAGACCCACTACGAGCAAGGCCCGCCGCCCGACTGGACTGACCGCTTCGTCAGCAGCTATGCCAGCACGCACCCATGGGAAGACTGGGCCGAGACCTGGGCCCACTACCTGCACATGGCCGACACCGCGGACACCGCGATGAGCTTCGGCGTGGACGCCGCCAATGTCGAACTCACGAGCGACCTCTTCACCCTCGACGACCTGTGGCAGCCGGACCACCCCGACGCCGGCCAGTTCCTGGACTTCATCAACGGCTGGGTGCTGCTCACCAACGTGCTCAACGAGCTGTCGCGCAGCATGGGCCAGCCCGACTACTACCCCTTCGTGCTGCCGCGCGCGGCGGTGGGCAAGCTGCAGTTCATCCACCGCGTGATCACGCAGCAGCGGCCGGGGGACGCGCCGTCGATGGTGGTGTCGGGCGACGTGGCGGCGCAGGAGGCGGTGCAGCCCCAGGCGCAGCCGCAAGCGCAATCGCAGGACGCCGCTCAGTCCTGACGCCGCGGCGCGGCGCCTGTTCCACCCGTGGCGCAGCGCACGCAGATGCATGCCAGCCCGCGCATCTCTTCCGGCAGGTTGGTCAGCGGCGCATTGCTGAAGTCGACCTGCATGCACCAGCAAGGTGGTTGCGACTGACCCGTCTCGCGTTCTATTTCCATCGCGCAGCGGTTCGGCTCGCCGCACAGCGGGCAGCGTGTGGCGTCGATGACTGCCGTACCCGTTGCCATCATGCGATCTCGAAGGCCGGCAGCTTCTTCGCGACGGCCAGGTTGCGCAGCGTCGCGTACACCGGCAGGCCGCCGCTGTAGGGGGGATAGTCCTCGCCCTCGATCAGCGGCAGCAGGTAGCGGCGGCATTTCTCGGTGATGCCGTAGCCGTCGTCCGAAATGAAATCGCGCGGCATCGGCTTCTCGACGTTCGCGACCGCCTCCAGCGGCGCGCTGCCGATGCGGTACGCATACGGTACGTCGGACGTGCGCTCGATGGTCGGCATCACCGCATTGCGGCCTTCGAGCGCAAGCTCCACCGCGCGCTGGCCCAGCTCATAGGCCTGCTTCACGTCGGTGGCCGAGGCGATGTGCCGCGCCGCGCGCTGCAGGTAGTCGGCCACGGCCCAGTGGAACTTGTGGCCCAGCGCGTCCTTGACCATCTGCGCCACCACCGGCGCCGCGCCGCCCAGCTGCGCATGGCCGAACGCATCGCGCGTGCCCTGTTCGGCGAGGAAGGTGCCGTCGGGGTGATGGCAGCCTTCGGACACCACCACCGAGCAGTAGCCGTGCTGTTTCACCAGTTCGTCGACACGCGCGAGGAAGCGCGCCTTGTCGAACTCGATCTCCGGGAACAGCACCACCACCGGAATGCCCTGGTCCGCGGCGAGCCCGCCGGCCGCGGCGATCCATCCGGCATGCCGCCCCATCACTTCGAGCACGAACACCTTGGTGGAAGTGGCCGCCATCGAGCGCACGTCGAACGAGGCTTCGATGGTCGACACCGCCACGTATTTCGCGACCGAGCCGAAACCCGGGCAGCAGTCGGTCAGCGGCAGGTCGTTGTCGATGGTCTTGGGCACGTGGATGGCCTGCAGCGCATAGCCCATCGACTGCGACAGCTGGCTCACCTTGAAGCAGGTGTCGGCCGAATCGCCGCCGCCGTTGTAGAAGAAGTAGCCGATGCCGTGCGCCTTGAACACCTCGATCAGCCGCTCGTACTCGCGGCGGTTCTTCTCCAGCGACTTGAGCTTGTAGCGGCAGGAGCCGAACGCGCCCGATGGCGTGGTGCGCAGCGCGGCAATGGCCTCGGCCGGTTCGGCGCCGGTGTCGATCAGCTCCTCGGTCAGCGCGCCGATGATGCCGTTGCGCCCGGCGTAGAGCTTGCCGATGCGGTCGGGGTGCCGGCGCGCCGTTTCGATCACGCCGCAGGCCGACGCGTTGATGACCGAGGTGACACCGCCGGACTGGGCGTAGAAGGCGTGGGTCACGGTGCTGTTGCTCATAGGGTGAGTTCCTCGGTCAGTGAAGCAGCGGCGCAGCGCACGCAGTTGCTAGCCAAGCCGCACGTTACGCGTTCGCGCAGCAATTCGCGTCGCCGAAGATTGGCCAGCACGCGGGTACAGCGATAGTGGAGCGCATGCCCTGATTCTGCGGCAGCGGCAAGTCAAAAGCCAAATCGGATGGCAGCGCGTATAGGAACGCGCCAGAGAGTATGGGTTTGGCACACCATGGCGCAGCCGCTTTGGTGGCATGGCACACCTCCGTTGCGCGCCACAAATGTTAATTTCCAAATCAAATGCTATTGATTTGTTAATTTTACTCAAATTCAGGGCAGGCCTGTGTGTTGCTAGATGTAATTGAGCTTCGATGGGTCTGAGGCTCAATTTACATAAAGGTAATTTACATGAACCGTTCAACGATGCGCATTGCGCAAAATGGCTTCACTTTGATCGAATTGATGATCGTCGTGGCAATCATTGGTATTCTTGCTGCTGTTGCGCTGCCTGCCTATCAAGACTACACAGCGAAGTCGCAAATCGCGGCTTCGCTGGCAGAAATCACGCCTGGCAAGGTGATGGTCGAAACAAAAATTACTGATGGCGAAGCCGTAAGCACTGCCACCGCGATTGGCCTCCAAACCGCTACAAAACGTTGTACTGCAATTACCCCCACGTTTACTGTTGCGAATAAGGGTGCTGGCACTATTTCGTGTTCAATGATTGGAGGCACACAAGTGAATGGTAAAACAATCACTTGGACGCGATCGGCGGATGACGCTACCACCAATCCAGGCTCGTGGGCGTGCACGACTACCGTCGATGCGAAGCTTAAGCCAAAGGAATGCTCTTGAACTGAAATACTGCTCGCATAAAACGGCCATTTGGCCGTTTTATGATTTAAGAATAGGTCTGTATTCGCTTGGAGAATTTTCCTGTGGTCTAGAATAATGAAAATCGAGGGAGCGAGTTTTCATGAATAGTGTGCCGATCAGCATTACTGCATCGGTCGTCGTTACCGAGCGCAGTCGACGTACTTGGTGGCGGCGAATTGGGGATGGAACGGTGACCCGTTTGGTCAATGACGCAAGGGGCAGGGCCATGGTCAACTTGGCAGAGGTTGCGCCGCTCATTTGCGTTCCGCTCAATCGAGAAGATCTCGATTTTCTTGTGAAGGCCGATGCGGGTAGTGCCGACGCGCAGAACGACATCGGACAATTGTTTTCGAACGCTGGCAAGCCGAAGATTGCCCTCTACTGGCTTGAGCAGGCTGCACGTCAAGGCCACGCGGACGCCATGCAATGGTTGGGCCGATGCTACATCGGCGGCGAAGGCGTTCCAAAAAACAAAAATATCGGCTTCATGTGGATTGCCAAGGCGGCCGCGCACGGCCATGTCATCGCACAGGCTCAAATGCAAGACTCGTTCACATTTCGCCTGCAGCAGGTCTGACGCTGCATTAGCCGAAAACTCAAGCCAGTTCGCGCTATATGGCGCCACGATCTCGCGGCGCGGCTTGAACGCGAACCAATGGGCCCCTATTCTGCTCACTCCTTCTGAGAAGGCGTGACCTTATCCATGAAGTGGCGGCAGTTATCGCTGTTGGTTTCGTGGTCAGCACTGAAGGTGTCGAACAGCGTGCGTTCGATGGTGCTGTCAGCGGCTCCCGAAGACCGGCGCGCGCTTCTGCAGGAAGGCGCTCACGCCTTCGCGAAAGCTTGGCCGGTCGATCAGCTCGCGCTGGCGTTCGCTCTCGTAGTGCAGCTGTTCCCCCAGCGAGTGGCGCTCCGAGGCCTCGAAGGCTTCGCGCGCCTCGACCACCGCATGGGCCGGCAGCCGGGCAACGCGCTGCGCGATGCCCGTGGCTTCTTCCTGCAGCTTCGCGTCGTCCACGCAGGACCAGATCAGCCCCCACTGCACCGCGCGCTCCGCATCCACGCGTTCGTCGAGCAGCGCCATGCCCATGGCGCGCGCACGGCCGGCGCGGCGCGGAATGGCCCAGGTGCAGCCCAGGTCGGGCACGATGCCGAGCTTGGGCAGGAAGGGCAGGTAGAAGTAGGCGCTGCGCGCTGCAATAGTCACGTCGGCCGCCATCGCCAGGCCCACCCCCGCGCCGGCCGCCGGGCCGTTGACGGCAGCCACCACCGGCACCGGCAGGGTGCGCAGCGTTTCGATCAGCGGGTTGCTCAGCGACTGCATCCATTCGGCGGTCTGCGTGCCGAGCGACTTGCCGGTTTCGCCGGGGGCCATCGCGCTCAGGTCGGCACCCACGCAGAAAGCCTTGCCGGCGCCGGTGAGGATCACGGCGCGCACCGCGCGGTCGTCGCGGATGCGCTCCAGCGCGTCGCGCAGTTCGACCTGCAGCTCGCGCGCGATCGGGTTCAGCTTGGCCGGCAGATTCAGCGTGAGCGTGGCGATGCCGTCGTTCAGCTCGTAAAGGATGAAGGATTGGTCGCTCATCTTCTTCAAAGCCTTTCCACGATGGTCACGTTAGCCATGCCGCCGCCTTCGCACATGGTCTGCAGGCCGTAGCGCTTGCCGCGCTTGGCCAGCGCGTGGATCAGCGTGGTCATGAGCTTGGTGCCCGAGGCGCCCAGCGGATGGCCCAGCGCGATGGCGCCGCCGTTCACGTTCAGCCGCGCCGGGTCGGCGTCGAGCGCCTGCAGCCATGCGATGGGCACGGGCGCGAAGGCTTCGTTCACTTCGTAAAGGTCGATGTCGGCGATCTTCATGCCGGCCTTCTTCAGCGCGCGCTGCGTCGCGGGCAGCGGGGCTTCGAGCATCACGACCGGGTCGTGCCCCATCACGCTCATGTGGTGGATGCGCGCCAGCGGCTTCACGCCCAGCGCCTTCAGGCCGCGCTCGTTCACCACCAGCACGCCGCTCGCGCCGTCGCAGATCTGGCTCGCGGTGGCGGCGGTGCAGCGCCCGCCCTCGGCGATCAGCTTCACGCCCGCGATGCCCTCGAGCGTCGCGTCGAAGCGGATGCCTTCGTCCACCGTGTGCGCTTCGCCGCTGCGCGTGCCGTCGGCCAGCAGCACGTCGACGGGCACGATCTCGTCGTTGAACGCTCCCACGCGGGTCGCGGCAATCGCGCGGTGATGGCTTTCGAGCGCATAGCGGTCGAGCGCGCTTTTCTCGATGCCGTAGTTCCTGGCGATCATTTCCGCGCCGGTGAACTGGCTGAACTCCACGCCGGGGTAGCGCGCCTTCATCGCGGGGCTCATGTAGGTGCCCAGCCCCGCCTTCGCGGGCAGCACGTTGGGCGTGAACATCGGCACGCGCGTCATGCTCTCGACGCCGCCCGCGATCACCGCGTCCATGCTGCCCGACATCACGGCCTGCGCCGCGAAGTGCAGCGCCTGCTGCGACGAGCCGCACTGCCGGTCGACCGAGGTGCCCGGCACCGACTCGGGCAGTTTCGACGCCAGCACCGCGTTGCGCGCGATGTTGGTGGCCTGCTCGCCGACCTGGCTCACGCAGCCGAGGATCACGTCCTCCACCGCCGCCGGGTCGATGCCGCTGCGCGCCACCAGCGCGTTTATCACCTGCGCCGCCAGGTCCGCCGGATGCCAGCCCGCGAGCTTGCCGCCGCGCCGACCGCCGGCCGTGCGCGCCGCGGCCACGATGTATGCCTCTGCCATGTTCATGTCCTTCGTTCAGGAAGCCTGTGAAATGCCGGACGCCCCAAAGCAAAAAAGCCGCCCGTCGGACAGCGGCGGCAATCGGGATGCGTCGGGGCTCATGGGCATCGATGGTTCGACGCCCATGGTGCACGGTCAAGCCGGGGACAACCCGTGTGGCAGGAGTCGCCAAGGCGACCGCGCGCCGGCGCGCTTGGCGAGGGGGATCGCGGCCGGCTGCGCATCCGACACGGTGATGCAAGACGACTCCAGCGCCGACACCAGCACGCGCCGGTGCTCGGCGCTCTGGAAGCGCTCGCCGGGCGCCAGCACGATGTCGCGCGCATCGCGGTCCACCGTGACCCAGACCGAGCCGCTGCGGCATTCGATGCCCACGCCGGCGCCGTCGGGCACGGCAAAGACGGAGCGGGTCGACAGGCTGACGTGAAAGCGCGGGGTGGCGCCCGATTGGCGGGGAAGTGTGCTCATGGCAAGCTCCATTGCATTCGTGATACGAATGAATATAGTGAGCCGCCCGTGCCTTTACACGCGGTCATTCGGAACTCGTTGCATGCATCCAGAGAATGCGAAAGCCCCTGCCGGCGAGCTGCCGCCCCTCGAATTGCTGCGCACCTTCGAGGCCGCGGCGCGGCGCCTGAGCTTCACGCTGGCGGCCGGCGAACTGCACCTGACGCAATCGGCGGTGAGCCGGCAGATCCAGCAGCTGGAGGCCAGCCTCGGCGTGCT
This region includes:
- a CDS encoding zinc-binding metallopeptidase family protein, with amino-acid sequence MDSHPEAQDPQATEPEGAPTLATELAAPTVSRAYRCQCGRPVFLRNSECLACHTPLGYVIDRLGVVPLAPAEGEGAQPDTFTVFGDPHGLTYRRCANLMTPAACNWMVPAAREGEEPPADPHGLAPGYCLACSVTRTIPDLSVESNGELWRKLETAKRRLISQLLALGLPVVSRHADPVHGLTFDFLSNMPGGPHVMTGHQHGVITLNAEEAEDAVRERIRAEMREPYRTLLGHFRHEIGHYYWDLLVQPTPWIDDFRALFGDDRADYAAALQTHYEQGPPPDWTDRFVSSYASTHPWEDWAETWAHYLHMADTADTAMSFGVDAANVELTSDLFTLDDLWQPDHPDAGQFLDFINGWVLLTNVLNELSRSMGQPDYYPFVLPRAAVGKLQFIHRVITQQRPGDAPSMVVSGDVAAQEAVQPQAQPQAQSQDAAQS
- a CDS encoding cysteine-rich CWC family protein — encoded protein: MATGTAVIDATRCPLCGEPNRCAMEIERETGQSQPPCWCMQVDFSNAPLTNLPEEMRGLACICVRCATGGTGAAPRRQD
- a CDS encoding 6-phosphofructokinase, with translation MSNSTVTHAFYAQSGGVTSVINASACGVIETARRHPDRIGKLYAGRNGIIGALTEELIDTGAEPAEAIAALRTTPSGAFGSCRYKLKSLEKNRREYERLIEVFKAHGIGYFFYNGGGDSADTCFKVSQLSQSMGYALQAIHVPKTIDNDLPLTDCCPGFGSVAKYVAVSTIEASFDVRSMAATSTKVFVLEVMGRHAGWIAAAGGLAADQGIPVVVLFPEIEFDKARFLARVDELVKQHGYCSVVVSEGCHHPDGTFLAEQGTRDAFGHAQLGGAAPVVAQMVKDALGHKFHWAVADYLQRAARHIASATDVKQAYELGQRAVELALEGRNAVMPTIERTSDVPYAYRIGSAPLEAVANVEKPMPRDFISDDGYGITEKCRRYLLPLIEGEDYPPYSGGLPVYATLRNLAVAKKLPAFEIA
- a CDS encoding pilin; the encoded protein is MNRSTMRIAQNGFTLIELMIVVAIIGILAAVALPAYQDYTAKSQIAASLAEITPGKVMVETKITDGEAVSTATAIGLQTATKRCTAITPTFTVANKGAGTISCSMIGGTQVNGKTITWTRSADDATTNPGSWACTTTVDAKLKPKECS
- a CDS encoding tetratricopeptide repeat protein — encoded protein: MNSVPISITASVVVTERSRRTWWRRIGDGTVTRLVNDARGRAMVNLAEVAPLICVPLNREDLDFLVKADAGSADAQNDIGQLFSNAGKPKIALYWLEQAARQGHADAMQWLGRCYIGGEGVPKNKNIGFMWIAKAAAHGHVIAQAQMQDSFTFRLQQV
- a CDS encoding enoyl-CoA hydratase-related protein, producing MSDQSFILYELNDGIATLTLNLPAKLNPIARELQVELRDALERIRDDRAVRAVILTGAGKAFCVGADLSAMAPGETGKSLGTQTAEWMQSLSNPLIETLRTLPVPVVAAVNGPAAGAGVGLAMAADVTIAARSAYFYLPFLPKLGIVPDLGCTWAIPRRAGRARAMGMALLDERVDAERAVQWGLIWSCVDDAKLQEEATGIAQRVARLPAHAVVEAREAFEASERHSLGEQLHYESERQRELIDRPSFREGVSAFLQKRAPVFGSR
- a CDS encoding acetyl-CoA C-acetyltransferase, translated to MAEAYIVAAARTAGGRRGGKLAGWHPADLAAQVINALVARSGIDPAAVEDVILGCVSQVGEQATNIARNAVLASKLPESVPGTSVDRQCGSSQQALHFAAQAVMSGSMDAVIAGGVESMTRVPMFTPNVLPAKAGLGTYMSPAMKARYPGVEFSQFTGAEMIARNYGIEKSALDRYALESHHRAIAATRVGAFNDEIVPVDVLLADGTRSGEAHTVDEGIRFDATLEGIAGVKLIAEGGRCTAATASQICDGASGVLVVNERGLKALGVKPLARIHHMSVMGHDPVVMLEAPLPATQRALKKAGMKIADIDLYEVNEAFAPVPIAWLQALDADPARLNVNGGAIALGHPLGASGTKLMTTLIHALAKRGKRYGLQTMCEGGGMANVTIVERL
- a CDS encoding DUF2917 domain-containing protein, producing the protein MSTLPRQSGATPRFHVSLSTRSVFAVPDGAGVGIECRSGSVWVTVDRDARDIVLAPGERFQSAEHRRVLVSALESSCITVSDAQPAAIPLAKRAGARSPWRLLPHGLSPA